Proteins encoded by one window of Pseudomonadota bacterium:
- the urtA gene encoding urea ABC transporter substrate-binding protein yields MRNGRISQDRVRLVASIALCFTLALPAAYAESTIKVGILHSLSGTMAISETTLKDTMLMLIEEQNRKGGVLGKKLEPVVVDPASNWPLFAEKARELIAKDKVAVTFGCWTSVSRKSVLPVFEELNGLLFYPVQYEGEESSKNVFYTGAAPNQQAVPAVDYLMNDLGVERWVLAGTDYVYPRTTNKILEAYLKAKGVADADIMINYTPFGHSDWQSIVSEIKKFGSAGKKTAVVSTINGDANVPFYKELGNQGVSADEIPVVAFSVGEEELSGIDTAPLVGHLAAWNYFMSVDSEENDEFIQAWHKFIKDSDRVTNDPMEAHYIGFNMWVKAVEQAGTTDTDAVAKAMIGMTYPNLTGGVSVMYPNHHLAKPVLIGEIQDDGQFEVVWETPGTVIGDAWSDFLPGSKDIIADWTPPVNCGNFNIKTGQCSGQNYE; encoded by the coding sequence ATGCGAAACGGGCGGATATCGCAGGATCGAGTGCGTCTGGTTGCAAGCATCGCGCTGTGTTTTACCTTGGCCTTGCCGGCGGCTTATGCGGAATCGACCATCAAAGTGGGAATTTTGCATTCGCTTTCGGGAACCATGGCGATCAGTGAGACAACCCTCAAAGACACCATGCTGATGCTGATCGAAGAGCAGAATCGGAAAGGCGGTGTGTTGGGTAAGAAGCTCGAACCGGTGGTGGTGGATCCGGCCTCCAACTGGCCTTTGTTTGCTGAAAAAGCCCGGGAACTGATCGCCAAAGACAAAGTGGCTGTCACTTTTGGTTGTTGGACTTCCGTTTCGCGCAAATCGGTGCTGCCGGTTTTCGAAGAACTGAACGGCTTGCTTTTCTATCCGGTTCAGTATGAGGGCGAAGAATCCTCGAAGAATGTCTTTTACACCGGCGCGGCGCCCAATCAGCAGGCCGTCCCCGCGGTGGACTATTTGATGAATGATTTGGGTGTCGAGCGCTGGGTGCTGGCCGGAACGGACTACGTTTATCCGCGGACGACCAACAAGATTTTAGAGGCATATCTCAAGGCCAAAGGCGTGGCGGACGCCGATATAATGATCAATTACACACCGTTCGGACACTCAGACTGGCAGAGCATTGTCTCTGAGATCAAGAAGTTCGGTTCGGCGGGCAAGAAAACCGCAGTTGTCTCCACCATTAACGGTGATGCCAACGTACCCTTCTATAAAGAGTTGGGTAACCAAGGCGTTTCGGCCGATGAGATTCCGGTGGTGGCATTCTCGGTCGGTGAGGAAGAACTCTCCGGAATCGACACCGCGCCTTTGGTGGGCCACCTCGCTGCCTGGAACTACTTCATGAGTGTAGACAGCGAAGAGAACGACGAATTCATTCAAGCTTGGCATAAGTTCATCAAAGATTCCGACCGCGTGACCAATGACCCCATGGAGGCCCATTACATCGGTTTCAACATGTGGGTTAAGGCGGTGGAACAGGCCGGTACCACCGACACCGATGCGGTTGCCAAAGCGATGATCGGCATGACTTATCCCAATTTGACCGGCGGCGTTTCGGTGATGTACCCCAATCACCACTTGGCCAAGCCGGTATTGATTGGGGAAATTCAAGACGATGGCCAGTTCGAAGTGGTCTGGGAAACGCCGGGTACCGTGATTGGTGACGCTTGGTCCGACTTTCTCCCCGGCAGCAAAGACATCATTGCCGATTGGACACCGCCGGTAAACTGCGGGAATTTCAACATCAAAACCGGCCAGTGCTCCGGGCAAAATTACGAGTAG
- a CDS encoding TorF family putative porin has protein sequence MRGNNIQKKVAGAALVSAMAFGASAAHAELSGNIGVYSKYVLRGITAAAENSNTAVQGGLDYAHDSGFYAGWWASNLDYTYYSDPVDDPVSSGFENDFYVGFAPSFGDYGFDVGVIQYYYIGVDDSDLTEAVLAFNFLDGYVQAQYLINDGFWGNSGDIYWTAGYAFALPADFSLAVDIGYYTYDDDDNDELGGVTLQDSGFRHANLTLSHPIGSTGADMAVTYIFGGEDRAEQEQGDTMVLSVSYKFGII, from the coding sequence ATGAGAGGAAATAACATCCAAAAGAAGGTCGCCGGTGCTGCTTTAGTTTCCGCTATGGCTTTCGGTGCCAGCGCAGCTCACGCAGAGTTGTCCGGTAACATCGGCGTTTACTCAAAGTACGTTCTACGTGGGATCACTGCGGCAGCTGAGAACAGCAACACGGCTGTTCAAGGCGGGCTGGACTATGCTCACGACAGCGGTTTCTATGCCGGTTGGTGGGCTTCTAATCTGGATTACACCTACTACTCTGATCCGGTTGATGACCCCGTCAGCAGCGGTTTCGAGAACGACTTTTATGTCGGTTTCGCTCCCAGCTTCGGTGATTACGGCTTCGACGTTGGCGTCATCCAGTACTATTACATCGGTGTGGATGATTCGGATCTCACCGAAGCCGTCTTGGCTTTCAACTTCCTTGACGGTTACGTGCAAGCTCAGTACCTGATCAACGATGGCTTCTGGGGTAACAGTGGCGATATCTACTGGACCGCCGGCTATGCCTTCGCGTTGCCAGCCGACTTCAGCTTGGCCGTCGATATCGGCTACTACACCTATGACGACGACGATAACGACGAGCTCGGTGGTGTTACGTTGCAAGACTCCGGCTTCCGTCACGCCAACCTGACCTTGTCGCATCCCATCGGTAGCACCGGCGCCGACATGGCCGTCACCTACATCTTTGGTGGTGAAGACCGTGCAGAACAAGAACAAGGCGATACCATGGTGCTGAGCGTCAGCTACAAGTTCGGCATCATCTAA
- the ureG gene encoding urease accessory protein UreG, which produces MEQTKHGALRVGIGGPVGSGKTALVDALCKQMREHFQIAVVTNDIYTREDADFLTRSQALTSDRIMGVETGGCPHTAIREDASMNLSAVAELSSRFPDLDVVFIESGGDNLAATFSPELSDLTIYVIDVSAGDKIPRKGGPGITRSDLLVINKIDLAPHVGASLDVMRRDAKKMREDRPFVFSNLKSQEGLSHIMDFIVDAGMLRRSGRSTSPEPIDLHQKGA; this is translated from the coding sequence ATGGAACAGACCAAGCATGGCGCATTGAGAGTGGGAATCGGCGGCCCTGTGGGCTCCGGCAAAACGGCTTTGGTCGACGCTTTGTGCAAACAAATGAGAGAACACTTCCAGATCGCCGTCGTGACGAATGATATCTATACCCGTGAAGATGCGGATTTTCTTACCCGCAGTCAGGCGCTCACGTCGGACCGCATCATGGGTGTGGAAACCGGCGGTTGTCCGCATACCGCCATTCGGGAGGATGCATCGATGAATCTCTCCGCCGTGGCGGAGCTGTCATCCCGATTTCCCGATTTGGATGTCGTTTTTATTGAAAGTGGCGGCGACAATCTGGCGGCCACCTTCAGTCCCGAACTTTCGGACCTGACGATCTATGTCATCGACGTTTCGGCCGGAGACAAGATTCCCCGCAAGGGGGGGCCGGGAATCACGCGTTCCGATCTTCTGGTGATCAACAAAATCGATCTGGCACCGCACGTCGGCGCCTCGTTGGATGTCATGCGGCGCGATGCGAAAAAAATGCGGGAAGATCGTCCTTTTGTGTTCAGTAATCTCAAGTCCCAGGAGGGTTTGAGCCACATCATGGATTTTATCGTCGATGCCGGCATGCTCCGTAGAAGCGGGCGTTCGACATCGCCTGAGCCGATCGATTTGCACCAAAAAGGCGCGTAG
- a CDS encoding urease accessory protein UreF — protein MASSVPLDDAGLLRLLQVTSPALPVGAFAWSQGLEYAVHVGWVNDESSALNWIGGLLSHSLSMLDLPCLTRLYRAWQTEDNELAVKHWNAFLLANRESRELRAEDTQLGGALMRLLADLDVPQAKSWTGPTAFANAFSLAGVAWRIPLRETLLGYLWSWTENQVAAAIKLVPLGQTAGQRLLSQLQRQMPTSVARGLDCRDGEIGQLAVGLALASAQHETQRVRLFRS, from the coding sequence ATGGCTAGTTCAGTCCCATTAGACGACGCCGGATTGCTGCGTTTGTTGCAGGTGACGAGCCCGGCTTTGCCGGTGGGCGCCTTCGCCTGGTCACAGGGTTTGGAATACGCCGTACACGTCGGTTGGGTGAACGACGAAAGCAGCGCCTTAAATTGGATAGGTGGCCTGTTGAGCCACAGTCTATCGATGCTTGATTTGCCTTGTTTGACGCGCCTATATCGTGCTTGGCAGACGGAGGATAATGAACTCGCGGTGAAGCATTGGAATGCTTTTTTGCTGGCCAATCGGGAATCGCGCGAACTGCGGGCCGAAGATACGCAATTGGGTGGGGCATTGATGCGGCTGTTGGCGGACTTGGATGTGCCGCAGGCGAAGTCGTGGACCGGACCGACGGCATTTGCCAATGCGTTTTCGCTCGCGGGTGTCGCATGGCGGATTCCGCTTCGGGAGACTCTGCTGGGTTATCTGTGGAGCTGGACGGAAAATCAAGTGGCGGCGGCCATTAAGCTGGTTCCGCTCGGGCAAACCGCCGGGCAGCGCCTGTTAAGTCAATTGCAGCGACAAATGCCGACGTCGGTGGCGCGCGGGTTGGACTGTCGCGACGGTGAGATCGGCCAACTGGCCGTGGGTCTCGCGCTCGCGTCAGCTCAGCATGAAACGCAGCGGGTCCGGCTGTTTCGTTCCTGA
- the ureE gene encoding urease accessory protein UreE — protein sequence MIEVREIVSTACDQDVTSSVTLPFEDRQKSRQRVCLDSGEQIGLFLPRGTILRGGDLLRDEAGRFIRVVAAAESLSIASTPDAFQLARCAYHLGNRHVPIQMGEGWLSYQKDHVLDEMVVGLGLVVRSEQAPFEPESGAYSQHTHHGHSHG from the coding sequence TTGATCGAAGTTCGCGAGATTGTCAGTACCGCTTGCGATCAGGATGTCACAAGTTCCGTGACATTGCCCTTTGAGGACAGACAAAAAAGTAGACAGCGGGTTTGTCTCGATAGCGGAGAACAAATCGGTTTGTTTTTGCCGAGGGGCACGATTCTGCGAGGGGGTGATCTGCTGCGAGATGAGGCAGGACGCTTCATACGTGTCGTGGCGGCTGCCGAATCATTGTCGATCGCTTCAACACCTGACGCTTTCCAATTGGCTCGTTGCGCCTATCATTTGGGGAATCGTCACGTACCCATTCAGATGGGTGAGGGATGGCTTAGCTATCAGAAGGACCATGTCTTGGACGAGATGGTGGTCGGATTAGGGTTGGTGGTGCGGTCTGAACAAGCACCGTTCGAACCGGAATCGGGTGCCTACAGCCAACATACGCACCATGGGCATTCGCATGGCTAG
- the ureC gene encoding urease subunit alpha, with translation MSPIDRRAYADMYGATTGDRVRLGDTELWVEVEKDHAIYGEEVKFGGGKVIRDGMGQSQQASATTVDTVITNALIVDYWGIVKADIGIKEGRIAAIGKAGNPDVQPGVDIVIGPGTEAIAGEGLIATAGGIDAHIHFICPQQIEEALMSGVTTMLGGGTGPATGTNATTCTPGPWNIARMLEAAEGLPMNLGFLGKGNASLPAAIEEQVAAGAIGLKLHEDWGTTPAAIDCCLSVADQYDVQVAIHTDTLNESGFVENTLAAFKGRTIHTYHTEGAGGGHAPDIIKACGEANVLPSSTNPTRPYTVNTVDEHLDMLMVCHHLDPNIPEDVAFADSRIRRETIAAEDILHDLGAFSMIASDSQAMGRVGEVICRTWQTAHKMKVQRGPLPEDSDRADNLRARRYIAKYTINPAITHGIAHEVGSLEPGKLADIVLWKPAFFGAKPALILKSGFIAAAPMGDPNASIPTPQPVHYRPMFGALGKALPATSATFMSQAAIDAGVPERLGLARRVVPVRGTRQLSKSDMRLNDRLPHMEVDPQTYEVRADGELLTCEPADVLPLAQRYFLF, from the coding sequence ATGAGTCCTATCGATCGACGGGCTTATGCGGATATGTACGGCGCCACGACCGGCGATCGCGTTCGCTTGGGGGACACCGAGCTTTGGGTCGAAGTCGAGAAAGACCATGCCATCTACGGTGAGGAGGTCAAGTTCGGCGGCGGCAAAGTCATTCGGGATGGCATGGGCCAGAGTCAGCAAGCATCGGCGACCACTGTCGATACGGTTATCACCAACGCCCTCATTGTGGACTACTGGGGTATCGTCAAAGCGGATATCGGCATTAAGGAAGGGCGAATCGCCGCCATCGGCAAGGCAGGAAACCCCGATGTGCAGCCGGGTGTGGATATCGTCATCGGGCCGGGTACGGAAGCCATCGCCGGAGAGGGGCTGATCGCCACCGCCGGCGGAATCGATGCTCATATTCATTTCATCTGTCCGCAGCAAATCGAAGAAGCGTTGATGTCCGGGGTGACGACCATGTTGGGTGGCGGCACCGGCCCGGCGACTGGGACCAATGCCACGACCTGCACGCCGGGTCCCTGGAACATCGCCCGGATGTTGGAGGCGGCGGAGGGCTTGCCCATGAATCTGGGCTTTCTCGGTAAAGGCAATGCCAGTCTTCCGGCAGCCATCGAGGAACAGGTAGCCGCGGGGGCCATCGGACTGAAATTGCACGAAGACTGGGGCACCACGCCCGCCGCCATCGATTGCTGCCTGTCGGTGGCGGACCAATACGATGTCCAAGTCGCGATTCACACGGACACGCTCAATGAGTCCGGTTTCGTCGAGAACACCTTGGCGGCCTTCAAAGGCCGGACGATTCACACCTACCATACGGAAGGGGCCGGCGGCGGGCATGCGCCCGACATCATCAAGGCCTGTGGTGAGGCGAACGTGCTGCCCTCGAGCACCAACCCCACTCGGCCTTATACCGTCAACACCGTGGATGAGCATCTGGATATGCTGATGGTCTGCCACCATCTTGATCCCAATATCCCGGAGGATGTCGCTTTCGCCGATTCGCGGATCCGCCGTGAAACCATCGCCGCGGAGGATATCCTTCACGATCTGGGCGCTTTCTCCATGATCGCTTCCGATTCACAAGCCATGGGTCGTGTCGGTGAGGTGATATGCCGCACTTGGCAGACCGCCCACAAGATGAAAGTGCAACGCGGTCCCCTGCCGGAGGATAGCGACCGGGCCGACAACCTGCGGGCGCGTCGGTACATCGCGAAGTACACCATCAATCCGGCGATCACGCACGGTATTGCGCATGAGGTGGGTTCCTTAGAGCCCGGCAAATTGGCGGACATCGTGTTGTGGAAACCGGCGTTTTTCGGCGCCAAGCCCGCCCTGATTTTGAAGTCCGGATTCATCGCCGCAGCACCGATGGGCGATCCAAATGCTTCCATCCCGACGCCACAGCCCGTCCACTACCGACCGATGTTCGGGGCGCTTGGTAAAGCCCTGCCTGCCACGTCGGCCACGTTTATGTCTCAAGCTGCCATCGATGCGGGCGTGCCCGAGCGCCTGGGCTTGGCCCGGCGGGTGGTGCCTGTGCGGGGAACGCGCCAGTTGTCGAAAAGCGATATGCGACTCAACGACCGGCTACCGCACATGGAGGTGGACCCACAAACTTACGAGGTCCGCGCGGATGGCGAACTTCTGACCTGCGAGCCGGCCGATGTGTTACCCCTCGCGCAGAGATACTTTTTGTTCTGA
- a CDS encoding urease subunit beta: MIPGEIDTAPGELTLNEGCPTVRIQVANTGDRPIQVGSHYHFFETNPGLHFDRQAARGYRLNIPAGTAMRFEPGQTREVELVAYSGARRVFGFNAAVMGELGDAQ, from the coding sequence ATGATTCCGGGCGAGATTGATACGGCACCGGGCGAGTTGACCTTAAACGAGGGGTGTCCGACCGTTCGCATCCAGGTGGCCAACACCGGTGATCGGCCTATTCAGGTGGGATCGCACTACCATTTTTTCGAAACCAATCCTGGTTTGCATTTCGATCGGCAGGCGGCGCGTGGCTACCGTTTGAACATACCCGCCGGGACAGCGATGCGTTTTGAGCCCGGCCAAACGCGGGAAGTGGAACTGGTCGCCTATTCGGGAGCTCGGCGCGTTTTTGGATTTAACGCTGCCGTCATGGGTGAGCTGGGAGATGCCCAATGA
- the ureA gene encoding urease subunit gamma, translating into MELSPREKDKLLLFTAALLAERRLARGVKLNYPEAVAYISAAIMEGARDGKSVAEMMAHGRTLLTRDEVMEGVAEMIHEVQVEATFPDGTKLVTVHNPIL; encoded by the coding sequence ATGGAATTGTCGCCGAGAGAAAAGGACAAGCTCTTGTTGTTCACCGCCGCGCTGCTGGCCGAACGGCGTTTAGCGCGTGGTGTGAAACTGAATTACCCGGAAGCGGTCGCCTACATTTCCGCAGCGATTATGGAAGGCGCGCGGGACGGTAAGTCGGTAGCAGAAATGATGGCACATGGACGCACGCTTCTCACCCGCGACGAGGTCATGGAAGGCGTAGCCGAGATGATCCATGAGGTCCAGGTCGAAGCCACGTTCCCCGACGGAACCAAACTGGTCACGGTTCACAATCCTATTCTCTAG
- a CDS encoding urease accessory protein UreD — protein MGESLASGIGESGHRFRVLSVAGVLVLSATEARVSAAPGWQAGIRLGFARAGERTVLSERRHQGPLMVQRPFYPEGPGVCHVCLLHPPGGLVGGDQLTTQVTVGARAHALITTPAAGKCYRSGGESVVQAQSFHIESGASLEWLPQETIVYGAAKWVAPTEVVLADDGRFAGWEILCLGRPAAGDDFATGHCSLSMKLLRNGKPLFLERAAYDGGYPIMREPWGLAGHSVVASFVLTGNYPGLDQQLTDALPEPDGSALWAVTQLPEVLVVRYRGNSAAQARELLKMAWSVLRPVAVGRAACAPRIWNS, from the coding sequence ATGGGTGAATCGCTTGCGAGCGGCATCGGCGAGTCTGGCCATCGGTTTCGGGTTCTATCTGTTGCAGGGGTATTGGTTTTGAGCGCAACCGAAGCGCGAGTTTCTGCGGCTCCGGGATGGCAGGCTGGAATTCGGTTGGGTTTTGCACGCGCGGGTGAGCGCACGGTCTTGTCTGAGCGCCGACATCAAGGGCCGTTGATGGTCCAGCGTCCGTTTTATCCTGAGGGTCCCGGGGTGTGTCATGTGTGTTTGCTTCACCCGCCGGGCGGCTTGGTGGGAGGTGATCAGCTCACCACGCAGGTGACAGTCGGGGCCCGGGCCCACGCACTGATCACCACACCCGCCGCCGGGAAGTGCTATCGATCGGGGGGTGAGTCGGTCGTCCAGGCGCAATCGTTTCATATCGAATCGGGGGCTTCGCTGGAATGGTTACCCCAAGAGACCATCGTTTACGGCGCCGCGAAATGGGTCGCGCCCACCGAAGTGGTGTTGGCCGACGACGGTCGATTTGCGGGCTGGGAAATTCTGTGCTTGGGAAGACCTGCCGCCGGTGACGATTTCGCGACCGGGCATTGCAGCTTATCGATGAAGCTGCTTCGGAACGGCAAGCCCTTGTTTCTGGAGCGGGCCGCTTACGATGGCGGTTACCCCATTATGAGAGAGCCATGGGGATTGGCTGGGCATTCGGTAGTGGCCTCGTTTGTTCTCACAGGCAATTATCCTGGTCTTGATCAACAGTTGACCGATGCCCTCCCGGAACCGGATGGTTCAGCCTTGTGGGCCGTGACTCAATTGCCCGAAGTATTGGTGGTCCGCTACCGTGGCAATAGTGCCGCTCAGGCGCGGGAGTTGTTGAAGATGGCGTGGTCCGTTCTTCGTCCGGTCGCTGTCGGGCGGGCGGCGTGTGCGCCACGGATTTGGAATAGCTGA
- a CDS encoding urease accessory protein UreH yields MDAASISAALGLGFALGLLHALDPDHVLAVANLGNDRGNRRSSLAFCGRWALGHGAVLLLIGAGVLFAGQAMPVMLSEIAESLVAYVLIALGIWVFWTLGFGVPPLQLHRHGRHGRHLHVSGLPTHRSGQLAVMVGSLHGLAGSASLLALLPLTQLTSPWLGMLYLVLFALGVLLAMLALGRALDGLFRLGRRGKGVWVNRLRAASASLAIGFGFYLLQGYWF; encoded by the coding sequence ATGGATGCAGCCAGCATCTCGGCGGCCCTGGGCCTTGGCTTCGCCTTAGGGCTTCTACATGCCTTGGACCCTGATCACGTTTTGGCCGTTGCCAATTTAGGAAATGATCGCGGAAACCGGCGTTCCTCGTTGGCGTTTTGCGGTCGATGGGCGCTGGGCCATGGTGCGGTGTTGCTTCTCATTGGTGCTGGCGTGTTATTTGCTGGCCAAGCCATGCCGGTGATGCTCAGTGAGATCGCGGAAAGCCTGGTCGCCTACGTGCTCATTGCACTGGGGATATGGGTTTTTTGGACCTTGGGTTTTGGTGTGCCGCCCTTGCAACTGCACCGCCATGGGCGGCACGGACGGCATCTTCACGTGTCCGGTTTGCCCACGCACCGTTCGGGACAGCTCGCCGTGATGGTGGGCTCGCTGCACGGTCTGGCGGGATCGGCGTCGCTGCTGGCCTTGCTCCCGTTGACTCAACTGACCTCCCCCTGGCTGGGCATGCTGTACCTGGTGCTGTTCGCCCTAGGGGTTTTGTTGGCGATGTTGGCGCTCGGCCGCGCACTCGATGGCCTGTTTCGGTTAGGTCGTCGGGGAAAGGGCGTATGGGTGAATCGCTTGCGAGCGGCATCGGCGAGTCTGGCCATCGGTTTCGGGTTCTATCTGTTGCAGGGGTATTGGTTTTGA
- a CDS encoding prolyl oligopeptidase family serine peptidase: MDHTDASLPVMPYGRWISPLSAAAVAAQRAFPFRPIQSGGTLYWAQPVPQEGGRVAIYCADPGRDPRLLLPEPFSVRSRVHEYGGGAFAIADGHLWFVNDADQAIYCLEEGVAPEPYLVDPRRRFADLIWDVPHQRLIAVAEHEQVGGEPRAEIVAIRRNRCEVLQAGRDFYASPRVSSDGRRLAWLSWDHPNMPWNGSELWLSDVTSTGELVQERRIAGSAAESLCQPEFSPDGGLYYISDRSGWWNLHHWDGTCSRNLCPMSADFGFPQWQFDMRSYAILPDGHLLCVFIRDGRRWLGQLNPGTGAFKILDLPWTEYEDIRAGEIGVNFVAASPHEPPVLVDVPVGGIETMRRRQMGEAPLKPTLVSTPEPISFPTEGGASAHGLFYPPRNDEYRAPENTLPPLLVKCHGGPTSRATTAFDPRIQFWTSRGFAVLDVNYRGSTGYGRAYRDALEGQWGVADVADCVEGARFLAENGRVDRRRMVISGSSAGGYTVLCALCFYDIFAAGTSYYGISDLESLTRDTHKFESRYLDRLVGPWPEASDLYRARSPLFQLDGFNRPVLFFQGLKDKVVPPDQAEGLVAALGRRNLDVTYRSFAHEGHGFRRAETTIACLKDELAFYQRVLEL, from the coding sequence ATGGATCATACTGACGCGTCATTGCCGGTGATGCCATATGGCCGCTGGATCTCCCCCCTGTCCGCAGCCGCCGTGGCGGCACAGCGTGCCTTTCCTTTTCGGCCAATCCAAAGCGGTGGAACGTTGTATTGGGCCCAACCGGTCCCACAGGAAGGCGGCCGGGTCGCGATTTACTGCGCCGATCCGGGGCGGGATCCCCGACTTTTGTTGCCCGAACCGTTCAGTGTCCGAAGTCGGGTGCATGAGTATGGCGGTGGTGCGTTTGCGATTGCTGATGGCCATCTTTGGTTCGTCAACGATGCGGACCAAGCGATTTATTGCTTGGAAGAAGGTGTGGCGCCCGAACCGTACCTGGTCGATCCACGGCGCCGATTCGCTGATTTGATTTGGGATGTCCCGCACCAGCGTCTGATCGCCGTCGCGGAGCATGAGCAGGTGGGGGGCGAACCGCGCGCGGAAATCGTCGCTATCCGCCGGAACCGGTGTGAAGTTCTCCAAGCCGGACGAGATTTTTATGCCAGCCCGCGGGTGAGTTCGGACGGCCGGAGACTGGCGTGGTTGTCGTGGGATCATCCCAATATGCCCTGGAATGGTAGCGAATTGTGGCTTTCGGATGTGACCTCGACCGGCGAGTTGGTGCAAGAACGTCGGATCGCGGGATCGGCCGCGGAGTCCCTGTGCCAACCCGAATTTTCTCCAGATGGCGGCTTGTACTACATCTCGGACCGGAGTGGTTGGTGGAATCTTCATCACTGGGACGGCACCTGCTCCCGCAACCTCTGTCCGATGTCGGCCGATTTCGGTTTTCCGCAATGGCAGTTCGACATGCGCAGCTATGCGATCTTGCCGGACGGCCATCTGTTGTGCGTCTTTATTCGGGATGGCCGTCGATGGTTGGGCCAGTTGAATCCGGGTACCGGGGCTTTTAAGATTTTGGATCTTCCATGGACCGAATATGAAGACATTCGCGCGGGTGAGATCGGCGTGAATTTCGTCGCCGCATCGCCTCATGAGCCGCCGGTTCTCGTCGACGTACCGGTGGGGGGCATTGAGACGATGCGGCGCCGACAGATGGGCGAGGCCCCTTTAAAACCGACGCTTGTATCCACGCCGGAACCCATCTCGTTTCCGACCGAAGGAGGCGCGTCGGCCCATGGTTTGTTTTACCCGCCGCGCAACGACGAGTACCGCGCGCCGGAGAATACCCTGCCGCCGTTGCTGGTGAAGTGCCATGGCGGCCCCACCAGTCGGGCGACCACGGCTTTCGACCCCCGCATTCAGTTTTGGACCAGCCGTGGATTTGCTGTTTTGGATGTCAACTATCGGGGGAGTACAGGATACGGCCGCGCTTATCGAGATGCCCTGGAGGGTCAGTGGGGAGTAGCTGACGTGGCCGACTGTGTGGAAGGCGCCCGTTTCCTGGCCGAGAATGGTCGGGTCGACAGACGTCGTATGGTAATCAGCGGCAGCAGCGCCGGTGGTTATACTGTGTTGTGTGCTTTGTGCTTTTACGACATCTTCGCAGCCGGGACCAGCTACTACGGAATCAGCGATCTGGAGTCGCTCACGCGTGATACACACAAGTTTGAATCCCGCTATTTGGACCGTCTGGTCGGTCCCTGGCCTGAGGCCTCTGATCTTTATCGTGCGCGTTCGCCGTTGTTTCAGCTCGATGGTTTCAATCGCCCGGTGTTGTTTTTTCAGGGACTGAAGGACAAAGTGGTTCCGCCGGATCAAGCGGAAGGCTTGGTGGCCGCGCTAGGCCGAAGAAATCTGGATGTTACCTATCGGTCCTTTGCTCATGAAGGTCACGGCTTCCGTCGGGCAGAAACCACCATCGCTTGCCTGAAGGACGAACTGGCGTTCTACCAGCGGGTGTTGGAACTCTAA
- a CDS encoding NRDE family protein gives MCVLFIAWKRHPRYRVILAANRDEFHDRPASPAGVWPDMPNVAGGRDLLGGGSWLAVRSDGCFAAVTNVREPASRRADARSRGELVQNFASTPLPPVHYARSVSSCGDQYNGFNLLLGDADSLVYACNRHQPFLNELSPGIYGLSNGRLDSLWPKVIKGKQRFEGIVQEDAVDPNALLDLLYDRDKATDSELPDTGIGLEWERLLSPIFIQSPLYGTRASTVLLVDHDDNVTLIERSFKPDATAEETRRIEFSNGALRQESG, from the coding sequence ATGTGCGTACTGTTTATTGCTTGGAAACGGCATCCGCGCTATCGCGTGATCCTGGCGGCAAATCGAGATGAATTCCATGATCGGCCCGCTTCGCCTGCTGGGGTGTGGCCCGATATGCCCAACGTAGCGGGTGGGCGGGACCTGCTAGGCGGCGGGAGTTGGCTTGCGGTGCGTTCGGACGGTTGCTTTGCCGCCGTGACCAATGTTCGCGAGCCAGCCTCCCGGCGCGCGGATGCACGCTCGCGCGGGGAGCTGGTTCAAAACTTTGCCTCGACACCACTGCCTCCGGTCCATTATGCGCGGTCTGTGTCGAGCTGCGGTGATCAGTATAATGGCTTCAACCTCCTGCTTGGCGATGCCGATTCGCTGGTGTACGCCTGTAACCGGCATCAGCCGTTCTTAAATGAACTCTCGCCCGGAATCTACGGGCTGAGCAATGGCCGCCTGGATTCGCTCTGGCCCAAAGTGATCAAGGGCAAACAACGTTTTGAAGGCATCGTTCAGGAGGACGCGGTCGATCCGAACGCGCTGCTGGATCTGCTCTATGATCGGGATAAAGCGACCGATTCGGAGCTGCCCGATACGGGGATCGGTCTCGAGTGGGAACGCTTGTTATCGCCCATCTTCATTCAGAGTCCGCTTTACGGGACCCGCGCTTCGACCGTGCTCCTGGTCGATCATGACGACAACGTGACCCTTATCGAGCGTTCCTTCAAGCCGGACGCCACTGCTGAGGAAACGCGCCGCATCGAGTTCTCCAACGGGGCGTTGCGACAGGAGTCGGGTTGA